In Lates calcarifer isolate ASB-BC8 linkage group LG21, TLL_Latcal_v3, whole genome shotgun sequence, a single window of DNA contains:
- the taok1a gene encoding serine/threonine-protein kinase TAO1: protein MPNSSRAGSLKDPEIAELFFKEDPEKLFTDLREIGHGSFGAVYFARDVRTNEVVAIKKMSYSGKQSSEKWQDIIKEVKFLQRIQHPNSIEYKGCYLREHTAWLVMEYCLGSASDLLEVHKKPLQEVEIAAITHGALQGLAYLHSHNMIHRDIKAGNILLTEPGQVKLADFGSASIACPANSFVGTPYWMAPEVILAMDEGQYDGKVDIWSLGITCIELAERKPPLFNMNAMSALYHIAQNESPTLQSSEWTDYFRNFVDSCLHKLPQDRPNSEELLKHAFVQRERPESVLIDLINRTKDAVRELDNLQYRKMKKILFQEAHNGPTTEAQDEEEEPEHNVGRTGTVNSVGSNQSIPSMSISASSQSSSVNSLTDAGDDKSEVDMEGDHTVMSNSSVIHLKPEEETYNQESEPHTRPTEPQSPPAHTPRPKRNREHFATIRTASVLTRQIKEHEQDSELREQILGYKRMRRQHQKQLMALENKLKAEMDEHRLRLDKELENQRNSFAQEMEKLIKKHQASMEKDAKTVSSDEKKFQQHIQSQQKKELNSFLESQKREYKLRKEQLKEELNENQSTPKKEKQEWLSKQKENFQHYQAEEEANLQRRQRQYLELECRRFKRRILIARHNVEQDLVREELNKRQTQKDLEHAMLLRHHESMQELEFRQLNTIQKTRAELIRLQHQTELTNQQEYNKRRERELRRKHVMEVRQQPKSLKSKELQIKKQFQDTCKIQTRQYKALRNHLLETTPKSEHKAVLKRLKQEQHRKLAILAEQYDHSINEMLSTQALRLDETQEAQCQALRMQLQQELELLNAYQSKIKMQTDAQHDREKKDLEQRVSLRRALLEQKIEEEMMSLQNERLERIRSLLERQAREVEAFDSESMRLGFSNMVLSNISPEALSNSFPGASGSWSHHQQHHPSGSSQGPHWGSGGLGAGSSHQGSHHHYHSSPGGASMQQGWGQGMQGGGGPTPWGHPAAGPLLSRSSGGVQNSPQAMGRTSSGGRSEQGMSRSTSVTSQISNGSHLSYT from the exons ATGCCCAACAGTAGTCGGGCGGGGAGCCTGAAGGACCCCGAAATTGCTGAACTCTTCTTCAAGGAGGATCCGGAAAAGCTCTTCACAGATCTGCGTGAGATCGGACATGGCAGCTTTGGTGCTGTATATTTC GCACGGGATGTGCGGACAAATGAGGTGGTGGCCATCAAGAAGATGTCCTACAGTGGAAAACAGTCCAGTGAG AAATGGCAAGACATAATCAAAGAGGTGAAATTCCTGCAGAGAATACAACACCCAAACAGCATAGAGTACAAAGGATGTTACCTGCGAGAGCACACTGCCTGG CTGGTTATGGAGTATTGTCTAGGCTCTGCTTCAGATTTGTTAGAAG TTCACAAGAAACCTCTCCAAGAAGTTGAAATAGCTGCAATTACCCATGGTGCTCTTCAAGGGTTGGCTTATCTTCACTCCCACAACATGATTCACCG AGATATCAAAGCAGGAAACATTTTGCTGACAGAGCCAGGGCAGGTAAAACTAGCAGATTTTGGATCTGCCTCTATCGCCTGCCCTGCCAACTCCTTTGTTGGGACTCCATATTG GATGGCCCCAGAGGTCATTTTAGCAATGGACGAGGGTCAGTATGATGGAAAGGTGGATATTTGGTCATTGGGAATAACCTGCATTGAATTAG CTGAGAGGAAGCCTCCACTGTTCAACATGAATGCAATGAGTGCCTTATACCACATAGCACAGAATGAGAGCCCCACGCTGCAGTCTAGTGAATG GACGGATTATTTCCGAAACTTTGTAGACTCTTGCCTTCACAAACTTCCCCAGGATAGGCCGAACTCTGAGGAGCTCTTAAAG CATGCATTTGTCCAGCGTGAGCGGCCAGAATCAGTTCTAATAGACCTGATAAACCGGACTAAGGATGCAGTGCGGGAGCTGGACAATCTGCAGTATCGTAAAATGAAGAAGATCTTGTTTCAGGAAGCCCACAATGGCCCCACAACTGAGGCACAAGATGAAGAGGAG GAGCCAGAACACAATGTGGGTAGGACAGGTACAGTGAACAGCGTGGGGAGCAACCAGTCCATCCCCAGTATGTCAATCAGTGCCAGTTCccagagcagctctgtcaaCAGTCTAACAGATGCAGGTGATGACAAGAGTGAGGTGGACATGGAGGGAGATCACACAGTCATGTCCAACAGCTCTGTCATACACCTCAAACCG gaggaggagacataTAATCAAGAGTCGGAACCTCACACCCGGCCAACTGAGCCACAGTCACCACCTGCCCACACTCCACGGCCAAAACGAAACCGCGAACACTTTGCTACTATACGCACAGCCTCAGTG CTCACTCGCCAGATTAAGGAGCACGAGCAGGATTCTGAATTAAGGGAGCAGATATTGGGCTACAAGCGCATGAGACGGCAGCACCAGAAGCAGCTGATGGCTCTGGAAAACAAGCTCAAGGCTGAGATGGATGAGCACAGACTCCGATTGGACAAGGAGCTGGAGAACCAGAGGAATAGCTTTGCCcaggagatggagaaactgaTCAAGAAGCACCAGGCGTCAATGGAGAAAGAT GCAAAAACTGTTAGCAGCGATGAAAAGAAGTTCCAACAGCATATCCAGAGTCAACAGAAGAAAGAGCTCAACAGCTTCCTGGAATCCCAAAAACGGGAGTACAAACTGCGCAAGGAACAACTGAAAGAA GAGCTGAATGAAAACCAGTCAACACCcaagaaagaaaagcaggagtGGCTGTCCAAGCAGAAAGAGAACTTCCAACACTAccaagcagaggaggaggccaaCTTACAGCGCAGACAGAGGCAGTACCTTGAGCTGGAGTGCCGTAGGTTCAAACGGAGGATCTTGATTGCTCGCCACAATGTTGAACAGGACTTGGTGCGGGAG GAGCTAAACAAGCGTCAGACCCAGAAGGACTTGGAACATGCCATGCTTCTCCGGCACCACGAGTCCATGCAAGAGCTGGAGTTCCGCCAGCTCAACACCATCCAAAAGACGAGGGCCGAGCTGATCCGCCTGCAGCACCAGACAGAGCTCACCAATCAGCAGGAGTACAacaagaggagggagagggaactTAGACGCAAACATGTAATGGAGGTTCGCCAGCAGCCCAAGAGCCTCAAG TCCAAAGAGCTACAGATCAAGAAGCAGTTCCAGGACACCTGTAAGATCCAGACCAGGCAGTACAAAGCGCTGAGGAATCACCTGTTGGAGACCACACCAAAGTCAGAGCACAAGGCTGTCCTTAAACGGCTAAAGCAGGAGCAGCACCGCAAACTCGCCATCTTGGCAGAGCAGTATGACCACTCCATCAATGAGATGCTTTCCACTCAGGCG CTCCGTCTGGATGAGACTCAGGAGGCTCAGTGCCAAGCCCTACgtatgcagctgcagcaggaactGGAGCTTCTCAATGCCTACCAGAGCAAGATTAAGATGCAGACAGATGCCCAGCATGACCGCGAGAAGAAGGACCTGGAGCAGAGGGTGTCACTCCGAAGGGCCCTGCTGGAACAGAAG ATTGAGGAGGAGATGATGTCCCTGCAGAATGAACGCTTGGAACGAATCCGGAGCCTGCTGGAGCGTCAAGCCAGAGAAGTTGAGGCTTTTGACTCGGAGAGTATGCGCCTGGGCTTCAGCAACATGGTGCTATCAAACATCTCCCCAGAGGCCCTTAGCAATAGCTTTCCTGGGGCTTCAGGGAGTTGGAGTCACCATCAGCAGCACCACCCATCTGGGAGCTCTCAAGGGCCGCACTGGGGCAGCGGTGGTTTGGGCGCAGGATCAAGCCACCAGGGCAGTCATCACCACTATCACTCCAGTCCAGGAGGGGCATCTATGCAGCAGGGCTGGGGGCAGGGCATGCAGGGAGGTGGGGGTCCAACACCGTGGGGCCACCCAGCAGCAGGACCACTGCTCTCCCGCAGCAGCGGAGGTGTACAGAACAGCCCCCAAGCAATGGGGAGGACATCCTCAGGAGGACGCAGTGAGCAGGGCATGAGCAGGAGTACCAGTGTCACCTCTCAAATATCTAACGGGTCACACCTCTCCTACACATAG
- the tsr1 gene encoding pre-rRNA-processing protein TSR1 homolog — protein sequence MVKMAANGEKQQGHRPGIYKQKNKGHKHGKHRTKGEIERENKGRVSVTALTKKQRKEQKKMDRRHKANQLRRNKKDMVLTEKRRLGSRDGPPHLVAVVALHAGVDAGAVTRLLRGEGAGGVVHQERCVSGVSDSFGLILPRFKQRFTFLSHNTADMHSLLDVAKIADSLVFVLDSAEGWDSYGDYCLSCLFAQGLPSHALVCQGVSDLPVKKRVESKRALSKITEVRFPDARLFPLDSEQDATLLLRHLGTQRQRKLGFRSRRSHLLAQHVTFTPNGPAEGMGGGPTGLGTLCVSGYVRGRPLRVDRLVHISGHGDFQLSQIDASTDPLPLHLTTPRPAKPGKGGDVDMLDGGEDEAPVRVLMKADPSCRESLQTEAEVDPMDGEQTWPTETELLEAEEARKNKRVMKVPKGTSDYQATWIVDEDEEENGEVDEESSDDDDDDMMDEALDGEDEEINSQDPGSCCGSEEEEEEEEEEEVCSTERPGADQRYDEHMDEAAEEEGLKRYREARANEMFPDEVDTPLDTLAKIRFQRYRGLKSFRSSPWDPMENLPLNYSRIFQFQSFERTRRRILAEAAAEEEGAMVGWYVTLHIIDVPFSVMESVQSGKPLVLVSLLPHEQKMSVMHVLVRRHPGNTEPIKSKEELVFHCGFRRFRASPIFSQHTSADKHKMERFLRPDAPSVVSVYAPITFSPAGVLLFKQRNDGIQDLVATGSLLSCDPQRIVLKRIVLSGHPFKINRRSAVVRYMFFNRDDIMWFKPVELRTKWGRRGHIKEALGTHGHMKCVFDNQLRSQDTVLMNLYKRVYPRWTYDPYVPLPLPWVKREGTVEMDDQDME from the exons ATGGTGAAAATGGCTGCGAATGGGGAAAAACAACAAGGCCACAGACCCGGcatatacaaacagaaaaataaaggacACAAACATGGCAAGCACCGGACGAAAGGTGAaattgagagagagaacaaag GGAGAGTGTCAGTGACGGCCCTTAccaaaaaacagaggaaggagcAAAAGAAGATGGACAGGAGGCACAAAGCCAACCAGCTCCGCAGGAATAAGAAGGACATG GTCCTGACAGAGAAGCGACGTCTCGGCAGTAGGGACGGTCCTCCTCATTTGGTTGCTGTGGTGGCTCTCCATGCCGGAGTCGATGCTGGCGCTGTTACCAGGCTGCTCCGCGGGGAGGGCGCTGGGGGTGTTGTGCATCAGGAGCGGTGTGTCAGTGGCGTCAGTGACAGTTTTGGGCTGATCCTGCCTCGTTTTAAACAAAGGTTCACCTTCCTGAGCCACAACACAG CTGACATGCACTCCCTGCTGGATGTGGCAAAGATTGCAGATAGTCTTGTATTTGTGCTGGACTCTGCTGAAGGGTGGGACAGTTATGGAGACTACTGTCTGTCCTGCCTCTTTGCCCAAGGCCTCCCCAGCCATG CACTTGTGTGTCAGGGTGTGTCTGATCTCCCTGTGAAGAAGAGGGTTGAGTCCAAGAGAGCCCTGTCAAAGATCACAGAGGTCCGTTTCCCTGACGCCCGTCTCTTCCCTCTGGATTCAGAGCAGGATGCCACTTTACTTCTCAGACACCTGGgcactcagagacagagaaagcttGGTTTCCGCTCCAGACGTTCCCACCTTTTGGCTCAGCATGTCACTTTTACACCCAACGGCCCTGCAGAAGGGATGGGCGGTGGACCCACCGGCCTCGGtactctctgtgtctctgggtACGTCCGTGGCCGTCCTCTACGGGTTGACAGATTGGTGCACATCAGTGGACACGGAGACTTTCAGCTCAGTCAGATTGATGCATCAACAGACCCTCTTCCCCTCCACTTGACAACACCCAGACCAGCAAAGCCTGGCAAGGGAGGAGATGTTGACATGTTG GATGGAGGTGAAGATGAGGCTCCAGTGCGGGTGCTCATGAAAGCAGACCCATCCTGCAGGGAGAGCCTGCAGACCGAGGCTGAGGTGGATCCCATGGACGGAGAGCAGACGTGGCCGACTGAAACAGAGCTGCTGGAAGCTGAAG AGGCCAGGAAAAACAAACGTGTGATGAAGGTTCCCAAAGGAACATCAGACTACCAGGCCACATGGATTgttgatgaagatgaggaggagaatggAGAGGTGGATGAAGAAAGCAGTGACGACGATGATGACGACATGATGGACGAGGCCCTGgatggagaggatgaagagattAACTCTCAG GACCCTGGTTCGTGTTGTGGttcagaagaagaggaagaggaggaggaagaggaagaggtaTGCTCCACAGAGAGACCTGGAGCAGATCAGCGCTATGATGAGCACATGGACGaagctgcagaagaagaaggccTAAAACGCTACCGCGAGGCTCGAGCCAATGAGATGTTTCCGGACGAGGTGGACACACCCCTTGACACTCTGGCTAAAATCAG GTTTCAGCGCTACAGAGGCCTAAAAAGTTTCCGCTCGTCGCCATGGGACCCCATGGAGAACTTGCCTCTCAACTACTCACGCATTTTCCAGTTCCAGAGCTTTGAACGCACTCGCCGCCGCATACtggctgaggctgcagctgaggaagagggagccatg GTGGGCTGGTACGTCACACTGCACATCATTGACGTGCCTTTTTCTGTGATGGAGAGTGTCCAGTCAGGCAAACCTCTGGTGTTAGTGTCCCTCTTGCCCCATGAACAAAAG ATGTCAGTGATGCACGTCTTGGTGAGGAGACACCCCGGCAACACAGAGCCGATCAAATCTAAAGAGGAGCTGGTGTTCCACTGTGGATTTCGGAGGTTCAGGGCCTCTCCCATCTTCTCTCAGCACACCTCAG CTGACAAGCATAAGATGGAACGCTTTCTCCGACCAGACGCCCCCTCCGTGGTGTCAGTGTACGCTCCTATCACCTTTTCACCTGCAGGAGTCCTGCTTTTCAAACAAAGGAATGATG GGATCCAGGACCTGGTGGCTACAGGCAGCCTGCTCAGCTGTGACCCACAGCGCATTGTGCTAAAGAGGATTGTACTGAGCGGGCACCCGTTCAAAATCAACCGCCGATCTGCAGTTGTCCGTTACATGTTCTTTAACAGGG ATGATATCATGTGGTTTAAGCCAGTGGAGCTGCGAACAAAGTGGGGTCGGAGAGGCCACATCAAAGAGGCCTTAG GAACGCACGGTCACATGAAGTGTGTATTTGATAATCAGCTGCGCTCTCAAGACACTGTCCTGATGAATTTGTACAAGAGGGTGTATCCTCGCTGGACATACGACCCGTATGTGCCCTTGCCTTTACCCTGGGTGAAGAGAGAGGGCACTGTGGAGATGGACGACCAGGACATGGAATAG